GCGGCGCGCGAAGAGCTGGAAGGCTTTCTAGAGCGTCGCGTCCATCTATTTTGCAAAGTGAAAGTGCGGCAGAAATGGCTGGAAGATGCGGCGCGCTACAGTGAAATGGGCTTGGATTTTAAGGATGGAAATGGATGACCCGGCTGACGGCTGTCTTTTGGGTGCAAGCCTATCTGCGCCGTCTGACGCTTGAAAACATCCCGGCCTATATATTGGCCCATGGGGATGATACCGCTGGCGCGGTGCTCGTTAAATTGGCAAAATTAGACGGCGAGGCCTGCCTGTTTCAGCGCGGGTTTGATCTGCAAACTGGCGATCGTGTCTGGCAACAGCTGGAACAAGGCACAGAAGAACAAATTGATAAAGCGCTGCAGCGGCAATTGGGATTTGATCCGGATCTTTGGGTGATCGAAGTTGAAGACCGTGCAGGCCGGCATTTTTTAGATGACTATGTGTAAAAGCGCAGACCGCTATGCTAAGCTTTCGCAAAGGGGCGGCGGTGAGATAGGGTATCAAAATGGAATGGCGCGATACGGGAATCCTTTTAAGCCGCCGTTTGCATGGTGAAACTTCTGTCATTGTAGATGTTCTAACGCCCAGCCAAGGGCGGCATCTGGGGTTGTGCCGGGCGGGCGGGCGCGCAAAATGGCGGCGGTTTTGCAGCCCGGTTCGCAAGTTGATATTCATTGGCGGGCTAGGTTAGAGACGCATTTGGGAAAGTTCACAATCGAGCCTGTGCGTAGTCGCAGCGCCGCGGCTCTGAGCGATCGATTGGCTTTGGCGGGCTTGAATGCGGTTACAGCCCTGCTGTCGCGCTTGATGCCAGAGCGTGAAGCCATGCCAGAGCTTTATCAGCGCAGCGAGCAATTGCTAGATCTTTTAGGGCAGGGCAATGTTTGGCCGCTCGCCTATCTGCAGTGGGAAATGTTGTTATTGGATAGTCTTGGCTATGGACTGGATCTTAGCCGCTGCGCGGTCACGGGTGCGCTTGAAAATTTAATCTATGTTTCTCCAAAAACAGGGCGGGCAGTCTCTGCCGAAGGGGCGGGCGCTTGGGCGCAGCGCTTATTGCCTCTGCCGCCCGTGATGTTGGGCGCACCTGCTTTTGAGGATAAAGAGATTGGTTCGGGCTTGCGCGTCACCGAGTATTTTCTGGCAGG
The sequence above is drawn from the Rhodobacteraceae bacterium IMCC1335 genome and encodes:
- a CDS encoding DUF1491 family protein: MTRLTAVFWVQAYLRRLTLENIPAYILAHGDDTAGAVLVKLAKLDGEACLFQRGFDLQTGDRVWQQLEQGTEEQIDKALQRQLGFDPDLWVIEVEDRAGRHFLDDYV